CTGGTCCGACTTTTACATGGGCAGAGCAAGAGACTGGTCACCTGCAAGAGTTAGCGCAAAAATCTCAAAGGATGGGGGAAGAACATGGGGGAAACCATGGGTAGCTGTACACCGAGATGAGAAGGTCCCTCTTCCCACACCCAGCGTAAAACTTATTTATGCCAGAAATGGCGATTTGCTGATGGCATATAACGATAAAATAGGAGACGGGGATACTACTTCTGGTTCGGTTCTGCGACGTTCGAAGGATAATGGAAGGACATGGGAAGAATCTGTTCCAATGACGAAAGAGACTAAAATACTTTTTGGTGCTCAAAATGCACGTTTTCGCATATTGCGTTCGGGTCGAATTATACTCTCTGGCAAGTATAGTGAGAATAAAGTGCGCTGGCCTTGTGCGATTTACTCAGATGATGATGGATTTACCTGGAAAGTAGGTACTCATGTACCTGATCCAGGCTTATCCCCAAGACTTAAGGCCTTACAGAATCTAAATGAACCAAGCATTGCTGAACTTGCAGATGGGCGTTTACTTATGACTATGCGTTCTATAGCAGGAGGACAATTCTTTTCCTACTCAAGTGATGGTGGAGAGTCCTGGACAAAACCGTATTTATCTCCTTTGAAAGGATGCTGTGGACCAGCGCAAATTCGAAGGATACCAGGAACGAAGGACATCCTGGCGGTTTGGAACTATGGTACAGGAGATAGAACGCCTTTGACTTCGGCTATTTCCAGCGATGGCGGGAAAACCTGGAAGCATCTGAAATTAGTCGAGAAGAGCAAGTATTATAGCCATGATTATCCAACGATAACCTTTGTTGATGATAAAGCCTATTTAACGTATTTTATTATTCCTCTTCTCCCATCTCTGGAAAAATTTGAATTAGATGCGAGTACACACGGGTTAAAACTAACGGTATTGCCTATTAGCTGGTTTTATCGCAACCTTTGAGCAAAATGAAGGCGATATTACCCTTGGAGAGGCAAAAAAGAAAGCAGGCAATAAGATCTGTCTTATTGGTAACTTTGATCCTCTTATTCTTCAAGAAGGTAGCCTGGAAGATGCGCGAAAGGAAGCAAAACGTTGTCTTGATGAAGGAATGGAAGGTGGTGGCTATGTTCTGGTGATGAAGTTCCACCTACAGCCAAAATTGATAATCTTAAAGCTATGGTAGAAATCGCTAACAAGTATGGACGTTATTGATGTCCTTTAATAATAGAGAGAATGA
This genomic interval from bacterium contains the following:
- a CDS encoding sialidase family protein, which produces MIKEKLEASQKRSEAWRVEVLNDETAGKGLVPAYKCLFTIKNYWPYGNFYPQECCELPGKLFVARASGKEGRRDVFLTACFPDMGNKNLYNIKDGNLFVAWRVRSPEEKVEGGKFSFVHPHEGSWQVWCNIDEDGGVIWTIRILKEGNWQNHQLKSGVLKEKKEPSFDPRVQVDTKILENWIDIQLMLEHRKLTIKINHKTEACFEHDPYPKKFYIQFGSVQENPGGEEVASEYRYIYVDDVPYLYSPEGVEDGPEDIRQEDDVLNYEVCPATLQNPRQGEGDLIQLKDGNLLLVWSDFYMGRARDWSPARVSAKISKDGGRTWGKPWVAVHRDEKVPLPTPSVKLIYARNGDLLMAYNDKIGDGDTTSGSVLRRSKDNGRTWEESVPMTKETKILFGAQNARFRILRSGRIILSGKYSENKVRWPCAIYSDDDGFTWKVGTHVPDPGLSPRLKALQNLNEPSIAELADGRLLMTMRSIAGGQFFSYSSDGGESWTKPYLSPLKGCCGPAQIRRIPGTKDILAVWNYGTGDRTPLTSAISSDGGKTWKHLKLVEKSKYYSHDYPTITFVDDKAYLTYFIIPLLPSLEKFELDASTHGLKLTVLPISWFYRNL